In Crassostrea angulata isolate pt1a10 chromosome 6, ASM2561291v2, whole genome shotgun sequence, a genomic segment contains:
- the LOC128187238 gene encoding serine/arginine repetitive matrix protein 2-like, whose amino-acid sequence MYNGIGLETARGSGTNGYVQRNLSFLRKHKDRVDYKSEEELKKLDEQLIKQPNKEILDHERKRKVELKCMEMQVLMEEQGYSAEDIEKKVTMFREMLVNKEGVSEPVVDKDASGRPIAKESHQIAQATAEKNARLKEAFGIGDSYVDGSSFDPNRKAKEEQAKAVAMAQKKYAIVRESSSSERSPSPPPKKKKKKSSRDDSRSPERKEKKKKSKKHKRDRSHHKRRRRRRRARTPSPVHSHRSSKDGSVDRERNNNETEKNKRLKFENQIKEEDAGRTSTSSSRKLSLSPTQSQSQSPASTYLDERAVNNSSKPRDSSPLRNPQSQSITRLPPPLLASLPVPQDSNPSPHQSGIKPPPQPGEDPLHTHQTGKEARLNISQGHIVVQGHTAGQGEEGITRRPVVPPEVTVGACLGVDLGDASPAVPPSDAGKDPPAIWTSGESQALENAPFHTIAPHRPVPARTAIWMTGSTTTTAAPGATPATEKGVEVAVYCTTATAAEA is encoded by the exons ATGTACAATGGAATAGGTCTTGAAACTGCCAGGGGAAGTGGTACCAATGGTTATGTCCAGAGAAACCTGTCCTTTCTAAGGAAACACAAGGACCGCGTGGACTACAAGTCTGAGGAGGAGCTGAAGAAGCTCGACGAACAGCTGATCAAACAGCCCAACAAAGAAATCCTCGACCATGAACGAAAGAGGAAAGTGGAACTCAAGTGCATGGAAATGCAGGTGCTCATGGAGGAACAAGG gTATTCAGCAGAGGATATTGAGAAGAAGGTGACCATGTTCCGAGAAATGTTGGTCAATAAGGAGGGCGTGTCGGAACCTGTAGTGGACAAAGATGCATCAGGCCGACCCAT AGCGAAGGAGAGCCACCAGATAGCCCAGGCTACCGCCGAGAAGAATGCCCGCCTTAAAGAGGCGTTTGGAATCGGGGACAGCTACGTAGATGGCTCGTCATTTGATCCAAACCGCAAGGCAAAAGAGGAACAAGCCAAAGCTGTGGCGATGGCTCAAAAGAAATATGC AATTGTCAGAGAATCCAGTTCTTCAGAGCGATCTCCATCACCACCAccaaagaagaaaaagaaaaagtctAGCAG AGACGACAGCCGTTCTCCAGAAAGGaaagagaaaaagaagaaaagtaaAAAGCACAAACGTGATCG TTCACATCACAAGAGGCGTAGACGGCGGCGGCGGGCTCGCACCCCTAGCCCTGTACACTCACACAGGAGTTCTAAGGATGG GTCAGTCGACAGGGAGAGAAACAACAATGAGACTGAGAAGAACAAAAGGCtaaagtttgaaaatcaaatcaaagagGAGGATGCTGGGAGGACTTCTACGTCATCATCTAGGAAGCTGTCTCTATCTCCCACACAGTCCCAAAGTCAGTCCCCAGCAAG TACGTATCTTGATGAAAGAGCAGTGAATAACTCTTCCAAACCAAGAGATTCTTCACCATTACG AAATCCCCAAAGCCAATCAATTACAAGACTCCCTCCCCCGTTACTCGCAAGTCTCCCCGTCCCACAAGATTCCAACCCCTCACCCCACCAATCAGGTATCAAACCCCCTCCCCAACCAGGGGAAGATCCTCTACATACACACCAGACAGGAAAAGAGGCTCGTCTCAACATAAGTCAAGGTCACATAGTCGTTCAAGGTCACACAGCAGGTCAAGGAGAAGAAG GAATTACTCGTCGTCCTGTAGTCCCTCCAGAAGTTACAGTCGGAGCGTGTCTCGGAGTCGATCTCGGCGACGCGAGTCCCGCAGTCCCTCCATCCGACGCAGGAAAGGATCCCCCAGCCATCTGGACAAGCGGAGAATCACAAG CGCTAGAAAACGCCCCGTTCCATACTATCGCCCCACACCGCCCAGTTCCAGCACGGACAGCGATATGGATGACTGGTTCTACCACCACTACCGCCGCTCCAGGAGCCACTCCCGCCACCGAAAAAGGAGTAGAAGTGGCAGTATACTGCACTACCGCCACCGCAGCAGAAGCATAG